Proteins from a genomic interval of Paenibacillus sp. FSL H8-0048:
- a CDS encoding DUF3991 and TOPRIM domain-containing protein → MSYVSKEQIEQAKQLDLLTYLQVYEPYELVRCSRNVYCTRTHDSLKISNGKWFWWSRGIGGRSALDYLIKVKGLTFLEAVLELTGQASIERPHRDVQHDILTSSSKEFKLPERSGSNQRVITYLKKRGIEQSIIEFCIVSGRLYESHPYHNAVFVGFDLQDVPRYAAIRGTSKTKYMGEVGGSDKRYSFSIAAKDDGENLHLFESAIDLLSYCTLAKLKGSDWRQMHLLSLGGIYKPSVGKEQVDAPAALTQYLNARPEIRRLVLHLDNDEAGRMATATIQVLLSSQLIVMDESPTTGKDVNEELLCFRSQQLRKVHNQR, encoded by the coding sequence TTGAGCTACGTAAGTAAAGAGCAAATTGAACAGGCGAAGCAGCTTGATTTGCTGACATATTTACAAGTGTACGAGCCTTACGAACTGGTTCGATGCTCTCGCAACGTGTACTGCACTCGAACCCACGACAGTCTAAAAATCTCCAATGGGAAATGGTTCTGGTGGTCTCGGGGAATCGGAGGTCGTTCTGCATTAGACTACCTCATTAAAGTCAAGGGATTAACCTTTCTAGAAGCTGTGCTTGAACTAACAGGGCAGGCTTCAATAGAAAGACCGCATAGGGATGTTCAGCATGATATCTTAACTTCTTCTAGTAAGGAATTTAAGCTTCCGGAGCGAAGTGGCAGCAATCAGCGTGTCATTACTTATTTAAAAAAACGAGGGATTGAACAAAGTATCATTGAATTTTGTATTGTATCCGGGCGACTGTATGAAAGCCATCCTTACCATAATGCTGTTTTTGTTGGCTTTGATCTGCAAGATGTTCCCCGCTATGCGGCTATCCGTGGCACAAGTAAAACAAAATATATGGGCGAGGTAGGGGGTAGCGATAAGCGCTACTCCTTTTCTATTGCGGCAAAAGATGACGGGGAAAATCTTCATTTGTTTGAGAGTGCAATTGATTTGCTATCGTACTGCACGCTAGCAAAGCTGAAAGGCTCGGATTGGAGGCAGATGCATTTGCTTTCATTGGGTGGTATCTACAAGCCATCAGTGGGCAAGGAACAGGTGGATGCTCCAGCAGCCTTAACCCAGTATTTAAATGCTCGCCCTGAAATTAGACGACTGGTGCTGCATTTAGATAATGATGAGGCAGGGAGAATGGCAACGGCAACTATTCAAGTGTTGTTATCCTCTCAGCTTATTGTTATGGATGAATCACCTACAACTGGAAAGGATGTAAATGAGGAATTACTCTGTTTTCGTAGTCAACAGCTAAGGAAGGTTCATAATCAGCGATAA
- a CDS encoding DUF4367 domain-containing protein, translating to MENKYNEVMEKIEVTAEMQTRILNHLQQLDWEQKPKKVIHFPNYKRYMTIAACFLFLLVGSVVIHNVMQTTNEPPVLVTPDIVEVQSIEQLSKGVGFTMKEITDPLFSVKQVKYTSYWNDLGEIIYSGEQQQLVFRMSSRNEDVSGDYAENTSKKDITINRSHVTLKGNDNHYVLAIWQSDGFSYSVQFTEPVSEQEMIRTVESVR from the coding sequence TTGGAGAATAAGTACAATGAAGTGATGGAAAAGATTGAAGTTACTGCAGAAATGCAGACACGCATTCTGAACCATCTTCAGCAGCTTGATTGGGAACAGAAGCCAAAGAAGGTCATACACTTTCCGAATTACAAAAGGTATATGACTATAGCTGCTTGCTTTCTGTTTTTGCTCGTAGGTTCAGTGGTGATTCACAACGTAATGCAAACAACCAATGAACCACCAGTTTTGGTGACACCCGATATTGTTGAAGTTCAATCGATCGAGCAGCTATCCAAGGGTGTCGGTTTTACCATGAAGGAAATCACCGATCCTTTATTTAGTGTTAAGCAAGTCAAATATACATCCTATTGGAATGATCTTGGGGAAATTATCTATAGTGGTGAACAACAACAACTTGTGTTCAGGATGTCCTCACGTAATGAGGATGTGAGTGGAGATTACGCAGAGAATACTAGCAAGAAGGACATCACTATTAATAGAAGCCATGTAACGCTGAAAGGAAACGATAATCATTATGTACTTGCGATCTGGCAAAGTGACGGCTTCTCCTATTCTGTTCAATTTACCGAACCTGTATCTGAACAGGAAATGATAAGAACTGTTGAGAGTGTAAGGTGA
- a CDS encoding Rpn family recombination-promoting nuclease/putative transposase, translated as MLELLDPRVDVIFKRIFGSEHNKDVLLAFLNSTFREAGEPPLTEIVLLNPYTEPDSPNDKQSIMDIKAKTAKGELLNIEMQLFNPYHMEKRTLFYWSEMYYHQIPKGGNYNTLKKCVTINILNYSCLPNDRYHNVFHLREDRTGIQLVDDIEIHIMELTKLSEHSAELGEGGLVNWLLFLKGVDKSNWEVLTMKEPMLKKAMDTLEFLSQDTAARLAYDARMKALSDEHSRIEGAKTETSKEIAIRLLDRGVDLQTISEATGLTVEEIKELRQ; from the coding sequence ATGCTGGAATTGCTTGATCCGCGTGTAGATGTTATTTTTAAACGAATCTTCGGCAGCGAGCATAACAAGGATGTGCTGCTGGCCTTTTTGAACAGCACCTTCCGCGAGGCGGGTGAACCACCACTGACTGAAATTGTGCTGCTTAATCCGTACACCGAGCCAGACAGTCCAAATGACAAGCAGTCCATTATGGACATTAAGGCAAAGACAGCCAAGGGTGAGCTTTTGAATATCGAAATGCAATTATTTAACCCGTATCATATGGAAAAACGAACGCTGTTTTATTGGTCAGAAATGTACTATCATCAGATACCTAAGGGTGGAAATTACAATACATTAAAGAAATGTGTAACCATAAATATACTGAATTACTCCTGTCTGCCTAACGACCGTTATCATAACGTATTTCATTTGCGAGAGGATCGCACCGGAATTCAATTGGTGGATGACATTGAAATTCACATCATGGAGTTGACCAAGCTGAGCGAGCATTCGGCAGAGCTTGGAGAAGGCGGACTGGTGAACTGGCTGTTGTTTTTAAAGGGAGTCGATAAATCCAATTGGGAGGTGCTAACGATGAAGGAGCCAATGCTGAAAAAAGCAATGGATACACTGGAGTTTCTGAGCCAGGATACCGCCGCACGCCTGGCTTATGATGCCCGAATGAAGGCACTAAGCGATGAGCATTCCCGAATCGAAGGGGCCAAGACTGAAACCAGCAAAGAAATTGCGATTCGACTTTTGGACAGAGGTGTGGATTTGCAAACCATTTCGGAGGCAACTGGCTTAACGGTTGAAGAGATAAAGGAATTGAGGCAGTAA
- a CDS encoding GNAT family N-acetyltransferase, whose protein sequence is MVALSTLLPEDNQLSIFLVNKLYINSFPKKERIPFKLLLKLCDENKMELLLVTDRDLFVGFLFVVHYKELVFILYFAIDEIFRGNGYGSKVLQLMNERYSDKRIILNVESTQVMAANQAERERRKKFYVRHGYKEASLSSIERGDTYEMLIFGGEIEKEEYIELLKYTMGKLLFWLLAPKVIDEVRQ, encoded by the coding sequence ATGGTGGCATTAAGCACGTTACTCCCAGAAGATAACCAGCTTTCTATATTTTTAGTTAACAAACTGTATATAAACAGCTTTCCTAAGAAGGAACGAATCCCGTTTAAACTACTGCTAAAGCTTTGTGATGAGAATAAGATGGAGCTGCTGCTCGTCACGGATCGTGATTTGTTTGTAGGGTTTCTCTTTGTTGTTCACTATAAAGAACTGGTTTTTATTCTTTATTTTGCAATTGATGAAATTTTCCGTGGAAATGGCTATGGGAGTAAAGTGCTTCAATTAATGAATGAACGATATTCAGATAAGCGTATCATATTAAACGTTGAATCTACACAAGTAATGGCTGCAAATCAAGCTGAGAGAGAAAGAAGGAAAAAATTTTACGTGCGACATGGTTACAAGGAAGCTTCGCTTTCAAGTATTGAAAGAGGAGATACCTATGAGATGTTGATTTTTGGCGGTGAAATAGAAAAAGAAGAATATATTGAATTACTGAAATACACTATGGGGAAATTGCTTTTTTGGTTACTGGCTCCTAAGGTTATTGATGAGGTAAGACAGTGA
- a CDS encoding plasmid mobilization protein, which produces MRKRDIRVVIRLNEKENKRLLSQVQSSGLSREAFIRLLIQGYSPKELPPPDYYAMTRELHAIGNNLNQLAAKANATGHLDTFVFQQEADRLRKSVQHIQQAVTAPEKRASLNSTPSP; this is translated from the coding sequence TTGAGAAAACGAGACATCCGAGTTGTAATTCGGCTCAATGAAAAGGAGAATAAACGTTTGCTTTCGCAGGTTCAAAGCTCTGGTCTTTCCAGAGAAGCATTTATTCGTTTATTGATTCAAGGATATTCTCCTAAAGAGTTGCCTCCTCCAGACTACTATGCCATGACAAGAGAGCTTCATGCTATTGGGAACAACTTAAACCAGCTTGCAGCCAAGGCTAATGCAACTGGACATTTGGATACATTTGTTTTTCAACAGGAGGCCGACCGACTTCGGAAATCAGTCCAGCATATTCAACAGGCAGTAACCGCTCCAGAAAAACGGGCAAGCTTAAACTCAACACCTTCACCATAA
- a CDS encoding relaxase/mobilization nuclease domain-containing protein, with translation MATTAIWDVTDRLKRVIDYVANPEKTYLSQAIESGLEQALNYVQDSSKTEKQLYVSGINCDPLTAYEQMQRTKRQFQKTEGILAFHGYQSFAPGEATPEIAHAIGMKLAQELWGERFEVVVSTHLDKQHLHNHFVLNAVSFFDGKRYYDNKASYALLRQTSDRLCREHALSVITQPEHGRATHYGEWRAEREKRPTWRGLIREDVDQALTAAMTMTQFFSQLQKKGYEVKTTAKLWAIRPPSKQRFVRLRSLGESYSEEALKQRILQNKAPKQAMPALPPRKRKGILYGKVAGSRKLQGLQGLYVKYLYQMGIIPSNRKTAKRPTFRLREDVRRMSLLTAQAISNQSLYWS, from the coding sequence TTGGCTACAACAGCCATTTGGGATGTGACAGATCGGCTAAAGCGAGTCATTGACTACGTTGCTAATCCTGAAAAAACATATTTATCTCAAGCAATAGAAAGCGGCCTAGAGCAAGCCTTGAATTACGTACAAGACAGCAGCAAAACGGAAAAGCAGCTATATGTGAGTGGCATCAATTGTGATCCGCTTACTGCATATGAGCAGATGCAACGAACAAAAAGACAATTCCAAAAGACGGAGGGCATTCTGGCCTTTCACGGCTATCAATCCTTTGCACCCGGTGAAGCAACACCGGAAATTGCCCATGCTATCGGAATGAAGCTGGCGCAGGAGCTATGGGGAGAGCGCTTTGAGGTGGTGGTATCGACCCATCTGGACAAGCAGCATTTACACAATCACTTTGTGCTAAATGCTGTTTCTTTTTTTGATGGCAAGCGCTACTACGATAACAAGGCCTCCTATGCACTGCTCCGTCAAACCTCGGATCGGCTTTGCAGAGAGCATGCATTGTCAGTTATTACACAGCCCGAACACGGAAGGGCTACACATTATGGAGAATGGAGAGCAGAGCGTGAAAAGCGTCCAACCTGGCGAGGACTCATTCGTGAGGATGTGGATCAGGCGCTGACTGCCGCGATGACTATGACACAGTTTTTTTCGCAATTACAAAAGAAGGGATACGAGGTAAAGACAACGGCAAAGCTTTGGGCAATCCGTCCTCCAAGTAAGCAGCGCTTTGTTCGTTTGCGTAGTCTTGGAGAATCGTACAGCGAAGAGGCACTCAAGCAGCGTATTCTCCAAAACAAAGCTCCCAAGCAAGCAATGCCAGCTCTACCACCACGAAAACGAAAGGGTATCCTGTACGGGAAAGTGGCCGGCAGTCGCAAGCTTCAAGGCTTACAGGGCTTATATGTAAAGTACCTGTATCAAATGGGCATTATTCCCTCCAATCGTAAGACAGCTAAAAGACCAACCTTTCGTTTGCGTGAGGATGTGCGAAGGATGTCGCTGCTGACTGCACAAGCCATATCGAATCAGTCGCTTTACTGGAGCTGA
- a CDS encoding RNA polymerase sigma factor: protein MGMKKLSITTEIEEGDEMIDVYRGYSLLREMLMLLKRGIDSLFYYLLSTISMSSDSKIIPMQGELQSVQVNEQAKQLMSLYGSSVLRIAYSYLHNMSDAEDVLQDTLIQYIRTQPHLKSTEHEKAWFLRVAMNISKNKIKYNKIRRTDDLNEGLVASEAEDLAFVWEAVKQLPTTYREVVHLYYHEGYSTAQIASVLSKREATVRSLLLRARSKLKLVLKEVYDFGE, encoded by the coding sequence ATGGGGATGAAGAAACTGTCAATTACAACAGAAATTGAGGAAGGTGATGAAATGATTGATGTGTACAGGGGCTACAGTCTGCTTCGGGAAATGTTGATGCTTTTAAAAAGAGGTATCGACTCTCTATTCTACTATTTGCTTTCTACGATATCCATGAGTAGTGATAGCAAGATAATCCCTATGCAGGGGGAATTACAGTCTGTACAGGTAAATGAGCAAGCGAAGCAACTCATGTCCCTCTACGGGAGTAGTGTACTTCGTATAGCATACTCCTATTTGCATAATATGAGCGATGCAGAGGACGTTTTGCAGGATACATTGATTCAATATATTAGAACACAGCCTCACCTTAAATCCACGGAGCATGAAAAGGCATGGTTTTTGCGGGTTGCCATGAACATTAGCAAAAATAAGATTAAATACAATAAAATCCGAAGGACGGACGATTTGAATGAAGGTTTAGTAGCAAGTGAAGCAGAGGATCTTGCTTTTGTGTGGGAGGCAGTAAAGCAGCTCCCCACTACTTATCGTGAAGTGGTGCATCTCTATTATCACGAGGGTTATTCTACAGCTCAAATTGCTTCGGTATTATCCAAAAGAGAGGCAACGGTGCGCTCCTTGCTGCTACGTGCTAGATCCAAACTAAAGCTTGTACTGAAGGAGGTGTATGATTTTGGAGAATAA
- a CDS encoding DUF6664 family protein has protein sequence MELWTELLKMGFSEIENEVVSRLRASELAYRQLGEQRSLLLQQHPLIQNVSEGNRTLFPNQEDFEAWLLSKALGDELDQMERAAIYMQGHADCYSYFKKIGVL, from the coding sequence TTGGAGCTATGGACAGAGCTATTAAAAATGGGCTTTAGTGAAATAGAAAATGAAGTGGTCAGTCGGCTGCGTGCAAGTGAATTGGCATACCGACAGCTAGGGGAGCAGCGTTCGCTTCTGTTACAGCAGCATCCGTTGATCCAAAACGTATCGGAGGGCAATCGGACCTTGTTTCCAAATCAAGAGGACTTTGAAGCTTGGTTATTAAGTAAAGCGCTTGGGGATGAGCTTGATCAGATGGAGCGAGCAGCCATTTACATGCAGGGTCATGCCGACTGTTATTCCTACTTTAAAAAAATAGGTGTGCTCTAA